One segment of Macrotis lagotis isolate mMagLag1 chromosome 1, bilby.v1.9.chrom.fasta, whole genome shotgun sequence DNA contains the following:
- the LOC141507768 gene encoding large ribosomal subunit protein eL29-like — translation MAKSKNHTTHNQSRKWHRNGIKKPRSQRYKSLKEVDPKFLRNMRFAKKHNKKGLKKMQANNAKAIQARAEAIKALSTKASKAKLLRSKIPKASAQHAGHKMATKSPGLRITKPDSKVARTTDPKAAKPTDPKAAKPTDKANKPDPKAAKSVTKSDAKAAKPAESKPKDAGGKRASRNLQNRCIRT, via the coding sequence ATGGCCAAGTCTAAGAATCATACCACCCACAATCAATCACGAAAGTGGCACAGAAATGGCATCAAGAAACCTAGGTCACAGAGATACAAGTCTCTGAAAGAGGTTGATCCCAAGTTTCTGAGAAACATGCGCTTTGCCAAGAAACACAACAAGAAAGGGTTGAAGAAGATGCAGGCCAACAATGCCAAAGCCATCCAGGCCCGAGCAGAGGCTATCAAGGCCCTGAGCACCAAGGCCTCCAAGGCCAAGCTCCTCAGGTCCAAGATCCCCAAGGCCAGTGCCCAGCATGCTGGTCACAAGATGGCCACCAAGAGTCCAGGCCTCAGGATCACTAAGCCTGACTCTAAGGTTGCCAGAACCACTGACCCCAAGGCTGCCAAGCCCACTGACCCCAAGGCTGCCAAGCCCACCGACAAGGCCAATAAGCCTGATCCCAAGGCCGCCAAGTCTGTCACCAAGTCTGATGCTAAGGCTGCTAAGCCTGCTGAGTCTAAACCCAAAGATGCTGGAGGTAAAAGGGCCAGTCGCAACCTTCAAAATAGATGCATTAGGACCTAA